The following are encoded in a window of Pirellulales bacterium genomic DNA:
- a CDS encoding radical SAM protein codes for MLGTTQSLCPECLAVVPAKILVRQGRVYFRKHCPTHGTREDFICSDVSAYDRLEYSVPGRIPAEFGTTPQRGCPYDCGLCTEHEQHTCVGLVEITDSCNLRCPMCFASSGPGGKHLSLADACRAIDRLVEVEGRAEVVQLSGGEPTLHPEFVQLVEYACNQPIDVVMINTNGIRLANDDDLLEKLAARRKRLEIYLQFDGLRESSYRELRGEPLLATKLRAVEKLGRQGLRTTLVATLQGDLNLDEVGDLVRFAIVRPWITGVSFQPATYSGRHVLPADLENRVTFPDVVRALVEQCDGLFQSDDFLPLPCAHPNCHTLSYLYRSQGRARPLTRFINAHEHLELLSGGITFNRPRARQLIEEYLARVGACGPGCGCGPTLGPDKEDQPGLPVLGDAPAPRDELAEEFFRRALAEQVDPEDVLRITITSFLDAYNFDLRRLMKCCIHHVLPSGHVVPFCAYNVLYREGHVPLPTLEKLQIDAPVSRAAAPLVQLAEPGR; via the coding sequence ATGCTTGGCACCACGCAGAGCCTTTGCCCGGAGTGCCTGGCCGTGGTACCGGCGAAGATTCTGGTGAGGCAGGGGCGCGTCTATTTCCGCAAGCACTGTCCGACGCACGGCACACGCGAGGATTTCATCTGCTCGGACGTGTCGGCCTACGACCGCCTCGAATACAGCGTGCCGGGCCGCATCCCGGCGGAATTTGGCACCACGCCGCAACGCGGCTGCCCGTACGATTGCGGCCTCTGCACCGAACACGAGCAACACACCTGCGTAGGGCTGGTTGAAATCACCGACTCGTGCAATCTGCGCTGCCCGATGTGCTTCGCCTCGAGCGGACCGGGCGGCAAACACCTGAGCCTGGCCGATGCCTGCCGTGCCATCGATCGCCTGGTCGAGGTCGAAGGTCGGGCCGAAGTGGTGCAACTTTCCGGCGGCGAGCCCACTTTGCACCCCGAGTTTGTCCAGCTGGTCGAGTACGCCTGCAACCAGCCGATCGACGTGGTGATGATCAACACCAACGGGATCCGGCTGGCGAACGACGACGACTTGCTGGAAAAACTCGCGGCGCGACGCAAGCGGCTGGAGATCTACCTGCAGTTCGACGGCCTGCGCGAATCGAGCTATCGCGAACTCCGCGGCGAGCCGCTGCTGGCTACAAAATTGCGGGCCGTTGAAAAATTGGGCCGCCAAGGGCTGCGCACAACTCTCGTCGCCACGTTGCAAGGCGACTTGAATCTCGACGAGGTCGGCGACCTCGTGCGGTTTGCCATCGTGCGCCCCTGGATTACGGGCGTCAGCTTTCAACCGGCCACTTACAGTGGACGGCACGTCTTACCTGCCGACCTCGAAAACCGCGTGACCTTTCCCGACGTGGTGCGGGCACTGGTCGAGCAGTGTGACGGGCTTTTCCAGTCCGACGATTTCTTGCCGCTGCCCTGTGCGCACCCGAATTGCCACACGCTGAGCTATTTGTATCGCAGCCAAGGCAGGGCACGCCCGCTCACGCGATTCATCAACGCCCACGAGCATCTCGAGCTGCTTTCAGGCGGCATCACCTTTAACCGGCCTCGGGCTCGGCAGTTGATTGAAGAATATTTGGCGCGAGTCGGCGCGTGCGGCCCCGGCTGTGGCTGCGGGCCCACGTTGGGACCGGACAAGGAAGACCAGCCCGGGTTGCCCGTGCTTGGCGACGCGCCAGCACCGCGCGACGAGCTGGCCGAAGAGTTCTTCCGCCGGGCCTTGGCCGAGCAGGTCGATCCGGAAGACGTGCTGCGCATCACGATCACTTCGTTTCTCGACGCCTATAACTTCGATCTGCGGCGACTGATGAAGTGCTGCATCCACCACGTTTTGCCCAGCGGGCACGTCGTGCCGTTTTGTGCCTACAACGTGCTGTACCGCGAAGGGCACGTGCCGCTGCCAACGCTGGAAAAGCTGCAGATCGACGCCCCGGTGTCGCGAGCCGCGGCACCGCTGGTGCAGCTAGCGGAACCTGGACGATGA
- a CDS encoding prolipoprotein diacylglyceryl transferase: protein MNLAYAGAMGVALATGLIVSRRFPTEAPLRRGERIGLAIGALCGAMFTARLPFVLGAARDWTQADWFAPSGKTIVLGLVGGYLGVEVAKWALHIRTKTGDSFAVPVAASIAVGRLACFVGGCCYGTATILPWGVDFGDGVRRHPAQLYEAAFHFAAALILWRLYRRGALRRQLIKLYILAYLAYRFVSEEWRPEPEMWLGWTGYQWAAVVLAPLFAGLWWLDSRRAAAETNDTTSSTSGTRPKPILPSQPRVRRLS, encoded by the coding sequence ATGAATCTGGCGTACGCCGGCGCCATGGGGGTGGCCCTAGCGACGGGCCTGATCGTGTCCAGGCGCTTTCCAACCGAGGCTCCGCTGCGGCGCGGCGAGCGCATCGGGCTCGCGATCGGTGCCCTATGCGGGGCGATGTTCACCGCGCGCCTCCCCTTTGTGCTCGGCGCTGCCCGCGACTGGACGCAAGCCGACTGGTTCGCGCCCTCGGGCAAGACGATCGTGCTCGGGCTGGTAGGCGGCTACCTGGGCGTCGAGGTGGCGAAGTGGGCCTTGCACATTCGCACCAAGACAGGCGACAGCTTTGCGGTGCCGGTTGCGGCATCGATTGCCGTCGGGCGACTCGCTTGCTTCGTGGGCGGGTGCTGCTACGGCACCGCAACGATACTTCCCTGGGGCGTCGATTTCGGGGACGGGGTGCGCCGTCATCCCGCGCAACTCTACGAAGCCGCGTTCCATTTCGCGGCAGCCCTGATCCTCTGGCGGCTGTACCGGCGTGGTGCTTTGCGGCGCCAACTGATCAAGCTGTACATCCTCGCGTATCTGGCCTACCGCTTTGTGTCGGAGGAGTGGCGCCCAGAGCCGGAGATGTGGCTCGGCTGGACCGGATATCAATGGGCCGCGGTCGTGCTCGCGCCCTTGTTCGCCGGGCTGTGGTGGCTCGATTCGCGCCGCGCCGCGGCCGAGACTAACGACACCACCTCGTCGACCTCGGGTACGCGGCCAAAGCCGATTTTGCCCAGCCAGCCGCGCGTCCGCCGCTTGTCGTAG